AGCTGATTTTATAGTTATATTTTTGGAGGGTTTTTTTTGGGCGTTGTTTATTACTAATATTTTGATCTATTGGCATTGTTTTTTATCAATTCTGGTTGACTATATAGAGAGAATGATGGTGTTTTAGTACTAACACTATAGTAGTTATTTGGGGGTAGGGAGGGAGTAGAAATTGGGCATGGCAGTCGATACTGCCGATTGTTATCTTTGTCTAGGGTGTTTGAGTTGGATTCTAGTATGTTATTACTACTATTTCTTGTAACTGCACACACCTTAACTCCCTCCATATGGTACTTGCTATCTCCAACCAGTACAAGTATTGGAATCTCGGTATAACTTTGTTACCTTAGCCTGGAAAACAACCTAGGAAACTAGGCCTCTTTCTATCCCAATATTGAGCCAAGCCCGGCACCCCTGATTGTGTTACGGATTCAGTTTCCCAAGAACAATCAAACAGTTCGTAACTCTAATTGCGTGACATGATCGGCTGTTAGGACGATGGGGACGATAGAGAGTCCTCTAGCCCGGTCTCGTCCTTGTGTCCTTGTATTCTGATTGTTCTTACCGAGCTAGCGAATCTAAAGTCTTTCATTCTGTGGTTAGGCCTCTTTCTCTGTTGTCTCTTTGTTTCATAAGGATTGAAGCTTTCCTGGCCCCGGGCTCTCTTAGGCATTTTAGCTATATGCTTTTATTCCTCTTCTAGTAGCTAGTATCTAAATTTAGTATCATATCATTTCCAAAGAAAGAGAGTATGCTAAAATAGATTATTGGATAACTCTGCCCACAAAGGCTTAGGCAGATAGGAAAAGATTGCCTAGCgtctttttttttctctgttgGGATTTGAATTGTGGTCTCCAAGGTTTTCATTCACACAATTGACCCTAGGCCACACATTTGGGTGTTAGCCTGGCGTTATTTTTGAGTGTTTAACCTGGTGTTGATTGAGGTCTTGGGACTTCAGCGGATTTACGTTCAAGTCTATCGCCCTATCTCACTTTATCAAGCTATTCCTAGATATGTCTCTCACCAGTATGATGGTTTGTTGAACCACTATTCAAGATTTCTGTGACTTTTCTCTACAGATTCTATCCGCATAATAAGCTTTTTTATGCAGATATTAATAGTCAAAAGGTTTTCAAACaagttgatttttttttagtcATTAGTAGATTGATTGGACCTAATTGTAGGGTTGTCAAGTGAAATTCTAAAGTCTTTCTTCTCTTACTTTGTTTTAGAGTTCAACTTCATCCCTTTAGTTTGCTTATTGGAATTTTCAGGACCATGCCTCAAACTCCGtctagatccaataatctcggCTTATACAAACCACCAAGAAGACAGTCGAAAAAATAATTAGGGATCCTATAGTATTGCATGAAAACCTTGAATAGTCCCTTAAACTGCCTGGGTTCTCATTCTTCTATTTCCTTACCTCTTTTCATCCACTAACCATTCCGAAACTATTATAGTTAGACATAATTTATTTCACCTCCATAGGAAAAAAAGCATAGCTTTGATGGAACCTACTATTTAAGATTTTACTTTCACATGCATTATGTAAACCTCATTATTCAGGTTTTGCAATTGCTTAAGAAAAGTTTGTTTTGTTTATAATGTTTATATCATATAGCTATCAGTGTTGTACTCTTTGAACAGCAGCATCTTTTGACCCTACTGTTTCACCATTTACCCAACTGCTCCTTCATTTTATGTTCTTTGATTCAATAAGATAAGATGGGGGGAAGTGCAATAAGTGATGATTGGGAATTCGCTGCAAATGGAGCTCGGACTCTGGTTCTGGTTGGGCGTACAGGTAATGGTAAAAGTGCTACAGGCAATAGCATTCTTGGAAGAAAGGCATTCAGGTCAATGTCTAGCTCGGCTGGTGTTACGAGTACTTGTGAGCTACAGAGGACTGTACTAGAAGATGGCCAAATACTCGATGTGATTGATACCCCTGGTATAAGATGCATGTCCTTTCATTTCCTTCTTTACTGCAGTAAGCTACTATATTAGTATTACAAATATTTTTTCTTAGTATTATAAATATGGTATCTAATAATTGATAAGAGTTCAAGTAAGTCATGTACTACTCTGTCTAATGTTTATAACTAATGATTTTTAGAACAATTGTTTTGTGGCTAAGTAAAGATGGAGTTTTGTGCAGATTTCTTTATGAAATGTTGGTATCTATATTTGTATTGTGTTTGACTGGCTCGTAGTGTACTTTTTATATACAGTGATATGCTTTGACGACAGATGTGTTCTAAAAGAATTAAAATGCTGAAACAAGTCAATCCAAATTTTAGCAGACATAAAAAGGCATGAAAAGAGTTCTCTAAGAATTCACGATTGGTCATTGTGTAATCTCGGAACTGTCAGTGTATGATGTATCTTGTTTTGTTAAAGTATGTGAACTTATTAATGGGATATCCTTCTTTACAGATCATAAATTACTTGGAGAAACAATCTTACTGTGTTTTCTTTCACTCCTCATATGGTATTAACTGTTCCCGAGTTATCTAAAGAGACTGATAAAGCACGCTGCACCAGATTTGCAAATGGAATGTGTGAACTATGGAACAATGGGGCCTCAACACTAGAAAATTCCCCATATATAGATTCTCTTTTATTGGATCTTAATCTGTTGTTTGACTGCATCAAGTCGAAAGTAGCTGACTATTGGAATTGCAGGATTATTTGATTTTTCTGCTGAGCCTGAATTCATTGGAAATGAAATTGTTAAGTGCATCAACATGGCCAAGGATGGGATTCATGCTGTTCTTGTAGTTTTATCTGTGCGGACTCGCTTTTCAAGAGAAGAACAAGCTGCTGTTCAGAGTCTGAGGGAGTTCTTTGGGGGCAAAATTAGTGATTACATGGTTTTGGTTTTTACTGGTGGGGATGATCTTGAAGACAATGAAGAAACTTTGGAGGATTACCTAGGTCGTGACTGCCCTGAGCCTTTAAAGGTATAATGTGCTTAGAGATAATCTCACTTTTGCAACCTAACTTTCAGTAAGCTAACTGATTTAATTTGTCAAATGATTAtgtatttagaaaattttctgttCAAGAATTTTTTATTTTCCAGCACTTTGGAGATTTGTACATCTTGATAGTTGCGAACATTAGCTTGTGGGATGAATCTAGTACAAGATGTGGGGAAAAAAGGCAAAAGTTTTTTTCGGTTGGGTTGGGgtgtgggtgggtgggtgggtgtGGGGGGGTGGCGGAAGAAGCAAGAGTTGGTAGTAATGGTTGCTCTGTGTGATTGGATGGTAATAGGAAAAAGATTATGATCCAATCATCTGACTTTACTTATGAAAtaataaccaaaaaaaataagGAACTACGAAAAACGAGAAAGAATGAAGTTCTTCTACTAACATAGCTAGGTACTTTGATtgccttcttttctcttttcaaaGTCTTGGAATTACATAAGCTAGCTTGAACTCTATTTGTGTTGATAATCTAGCAAAGTCAGCACCGGTTAATAGTTTTATGTTGCAGTCAGGGTTTGAAGGgtttaaggacaagaaaatggggAGAAAAATTACAATGCATCTTGAACTTTTGAGATCCACAGACTTTTTTTTCCCCTTTCAAAAAGTCAGGAAAAAGAAGTTTTTCCACTAATAGAGCTATATGTAGTTAGTATTCAATCGTCAAACTTTAGTGGGCTTTGTTAGTTCTTGTTTTCCTCTTCAAACTTGTGAAAGTATGAGATATATTCAACTTAAAGTATTTTGTATTTATGATCTAGGATATCCTCGCCATGTGTGGAAATAGGCGAGTGCTTTTCGATAACAAGTCTAAAGATCATTTGAAGAAAGCCGACCAATTGAAACAACTACTTTCCCTGGTAAATGTGGTCGTAGAAAATAATGGTGGAAAACCATATACAGATGACTTGTTCAAGGAATTAAAGGTATGTGTTATCAATTCAATTGACCTCTGTACTTATCCAGCAACTGGGCCACTTATTAATTGTAATGTTACATTTATAGAAAGGAGCCATTAAACTTCGAAATCAAGCAACTGAGGTTAATAACTTGGTGGGATATTCGAAGCAAGAGATATTAGAGTTGAAGGAACAAATGCAGAAGTCATATGAAGAGCAACTGAGGCGAATAACTGAAGTGGTATGTTTGATCTTTATTGAACTCTTTTTACTACTAGAAATTAATTCATCAGTCATTGATCAACTTCTATATTATATTGCCAAATGTTTGCCTCTGCTAATTATGCAATACATTTTTAGTAATAGCAAGGGATTGAGCTGGTGGCTACCTCCCACTAATCTGTTTGAGTAATACAATTCTGTAGTTATAGTAGGTTTCGTCAAAGAAACTTTTAATTGGCACTGCTTTTTCACTGGGAAATCATGGTAGATATTAGACTTTGCCGAAGGCTCCAGAGAAAAAAAGTTTGGACAATCTTCCTTAGCTTTCTAGATTTTCATGTTTCTAGACTTTATTCGGCATGTTTGGAACATCACATCGCTTACAAGCAGTGAAAAAAGTAATTTAGCTGTCTTGTTCCCTCTACCTAGAGTATCTTACTTCACTACTTCTGCATTTGTAAGTCATTTCTGCTACACATTGTACTCTGTCCCTCTCAACTTCGTAAATGAATTAATTCAACTTTGGAAAAAATAGATGTGGAAACTATTCTCTAAACATCTCCTAAAAACATAACTATAGAATGATAGGATGAAAAAGATTATTTGAAAAGTCACGATACAAATACAACTTTGTTAAATTGTATGTAGTATTTTGGTGCTAAGGAAGAACGTTTATAATCTATGAATTAGGTCTGCAATCTTATAGCTAGGTAGTGCCTTTGAGCTTTTTATATAGCTGTTGTTACATCTTTGACAGGTTGAGTCAAAGCTGAAGGATACAACACACAGGCTTGAAGAGCAATTGGCGAAAGAGCAAGCTGCTCGGTTGGAGGCAGAACTAAGTGCAAAAGAAGCTCAGAAGAAGTCAGATAA
This sequence is a window from Nicotiana sylvestris chromosome 3, ASM39365v2, whole genome shotgun sequence. Protein-coding genes within it:
- the LOC104224876 gene encoding immune-associated nucleotide-binding protein 9, giving the protein MGGSAISDDWEFAANGARTLVLVGRTGNGKSATGNSILGRKAFRSMSSSAGVTSTCELQRTVLEDGQILDVIDTPGLFDFSAEPEFIGNEIVKCINMAKDGIHAVLVVLSVRTRFSREEQAAVQSLREFFGGKISDYMVLVFTGGDDLEDNEETLEDYLGRDCPEPLKDILAMCGNRRVLFDNKSKDHLKKADQLKQLLSLVNVVVENNGGKPYTDDLFKELKKGAIKLRNQATEVNNLVGYSKQEILELKEQMQKSYEEQLRRITEVVESKLKDTTHRLEEQLAKEQAARLEAELSAKEAQKKSDNEIRKLREYLERAQRETEELRGRSADRGVCNIL